In Citrus sinensis cultivar Valencia sweet orange chromosome 2, DVS_A1.0, whole genome shotgun sequence, a single genomic region encodes these proteins:
- the LOC102614748 gene encoding uncharacterized protein LOC102614748, translating into MKHGGSRRRRLSVQTMVVVFVICSAGVGLLMTMTMLILRPLDTPPNTSADVFLPVENDVDSSQLLEETETETETESESESETKTSTVSNPKRCATVEEMGEDFKGSVREESLKVRKLIQRHFDLNGASRVRNLPPEQFCKHGFVLGKASEAGFGNEMYKILTGAALSVMLNRSLIIGQTRGKYPFGEYISYSNVSFTLEEVKHLWRRNGCLKKYGRHLVMRIDDFEKPPQTNVLCSNWRKWEQPIIWFQGTTDAVAAQFFLKNVHPEMRNAANDLFGHPESLHARPNVFGELMRVLISPSEDVEEAVKWVLGNGVDPDISLHMRMLTNRSVRAVQAAVKCIRKVVNSLNLTSRPKTVIVSDTPSFAKTITPNISEFAEVLYFDYKAFRGNISHDVNRLPSLEFRAKDWGPAPRWVAFVDFFLASRAKHAVVSGAFRRVGTTYAQLIAALAAANSLGDNSTDLSFSFLSSFQSNLLTGGLRLQVGWGHVWNRFAGPLSCHHQSHQCAFTPLLPPAWWDGLWESPIPRDINRLAAFGVHLSGFGTVDENRLQSFCSSKKNSVKTSLII; encoded by the exons atgaaacaCGGTGGATCGAGACGGAGACGACTGTCTGTACAAACAATGGTCGTCGTTTTCGTAATATGTAGTGCTGGCGTAGGCTTGCTGATGACGATGACCATGCTCATCCTCAGACCCCTTGATACTCCTCCTAATACAAGCGCTGATGTTTTCCTTCCAGTTGAAAACGACGTCGATTCTTCTCAATTACTCGAAGAGACAGAGACGGAGACGGAGACGGAGTCGGAGTCGGAGTCAGAGACAAAGACTAGCACGGTATCGAATCCGAAACGGTGCGCTACGGTGGAAGAAATGGGCGAGGATTTCAAGGGCAGTGTTCGGGAAGAAAGCCTTAAAGTTAGGAAACTGATCCAGCGTCACTTTGATTTAAATG GGGCTTCGAGAGTTCGCAATCTTCCTCCAGAGCAGTTCTGCAAACATGGGTTTGTGTTGGGGAAGGCTTCGGAGGCAGGTTTTGGGAATGAAATGTACAAGATCTTAACTGGTGCAGCGCTGAGTGTAATGTTGAATCGGTCCCTGATCATTGGGCAAACCAG GGGAAAATATCCTTTTGGGGAGTATATTTCATATTCCAATGTTTCCTTTACCTTGGAAGAAGTCAAGCATCTTTGGAGACGCAATGGTTGTTTAAAGAAGTATGGAAGGCATCTTGTTATGAGgattgatgattttgagaagCCACCCCAAACAAATGTCCTCTGTAGCAACTGGAGGAAATGGGAGCAACCTATCATATG GTTTCAAGGTACAACAGATGCTGTGGCAGCTcaatttttcttgaagaatgtACACCCTGAAATGAGAAATGCAGCTAATGATTTATTTGGACATCCTGAGTCTCTCCATGCTCGGCCTAACGTATTTGGTGAGCTCATGAGAGTGCTCATTTCTCCTTCAGAAGATGTTGAAGAAGCTGTCAAATGGGTTCTTGGTAATGGGGTGGATCCTGATATTTCATTGCATATGCGGATGCTCACAAATAG GTCTGTCCGAGCTGTACAGGCAGCAGTGAAGTGCATTAGAAAAGTGGTGAACAGCTTGAACCTGACATCTAGACCTAAGACAGTTATAGTGTCTGATACCCCCTCTTTTGCAAAAACCATTACACCAAATATAAGTGAATTTGCTGAG GTTCTTTACTTTGATTATAAAGCTTTCAGAGGAAACATCTCTCATGATGTTAACAGATTGCCTAGTTTAGAATTCAGGGCAAAGGATTGGGGCCCTGCACCCAGATGGGTTGCATTTGTAGACTTCTTTCTTGCATCACGTGCAAAACATGCTGTTGTTTCTGGGGCTTTCAGGCGTGTTGGGACTACTTATGCTCAGCTGATTGCTGCACTTGCTGCAGCCAACAGTCTTG GAGATAATTCTACGGACTTAAGTTTCTCATTCTTAAGCAGCTTTCAAAGTAATTTGTTAACAGGCGGATTAAGGCTTCAGGTTGGCTGGGGGCACGTCTGGAACCGATTTGCAGGGCCATTGAGTTGCCATCACCAGTCTCATCAATGTGCATTCACACCGCTTCTGCCTCCAGCTTGGTGGGATGGTCTTTGGGAATCCCCAATTCCCCGAGATATCAATAGGCTGGCAGCATTCGGCGTCCATCTATCAGGTTTTGGCACAGTAGATGAGAACCGGCTTCAGTCTTTCTGTAGTTCTAAGAAAAATAGTGTCAAGACGTCCTTGATCATATAA
- the LOC102607307 gene encoding probable serine/threonine-protein kinase PBL7, which produces MSPNCPCFGWRKKKTKPKINEDKDSPGPSRIDTVERQETPARRNTLDDTLSAHENKNKENTFTYRQLVAATDNFKDTNFLGQGGFGAVYKGKLAETGQVVAVKQLDDTGFQGEKEFLVEVLMLSLMRHPNLVHLIGYCAEGTQRLLVYEYMPLGSLEDHLLGLTPEMKPLDWNTRMKIAAGAARGLEYLHNKADPPVIYRDLKAGNILLGKGFHPKLSDFGLAKFGPTGDKSHVSTRVMGTHGYCAPEYATTGKLTAKSDIFSFGVVLLELITGRPAMDDSQGHERMLVDWVRPRIKDRKNIPQFADPLLNGQFPESMFRRALNVSCMCVQENPSVRPSISDVVLALEYLVAHPYDPNEVHKVHKKRTEGRSSPNEKLRILDKAVDRERAVAEAKMWGETLRDQRMQSEQKNNDKQKTDNDEQKTLE; this is translated from the exons ATGAGTCCAAATTGCCCCTGTTTTGGctggaggaagaagaaaacCAAACCCAAGATCAATGAAGATAAAGATTCTCCAG GTCCTTCGAGAATCGATACAGTTGAGAGACAGGAAACACCAGCTCGAAGAAACACCCTCGATGACACCCTCAGTGctcatgaaaataaaaataaggaaaatacaTTCACCTATAGACAGCTTGTAGCTGCGACGGATAATTTCAAGGACACAAACTTTCTTGGTCAGGGTGGATTTGGAGCCGTTTACAAAGGGAAACTAGCAGAAACTGGTCAG GTTGTAGCTGTTAAACAACTTGACGATACGGGCTTCCAAGGTGAGAAAGAATTTCTTGTGGAGGTTCTTATGCTTTCTCTAATGCGTCACCCGAATCTTGTCCATTTAATTGGTTACTGTGCTGAGGGAACCCAGCGTCTTCTTGTCTACGAATACATGCCCCTGGGATCATTGGAAGATCACCTCCTCG GTCTTACACCTGAAATGAAGCCTCTGGATTGGAATACGAGGATGAAGATAGCAGCTGGTGCAGCAAGGGGATTGGAATATCTGCATAATAAAGCAGATCCTCCTGTTATATATAGGGACTTAAAAGCAGGAAACATATTACTGGGCAAAGGGTTCCATCCAAAACTCTCTGATTTTGGACTCGCAAAATTCGGTCCAACTGGTGACAAATCGCATGTTTCGACGAGAGTTATGGGCACCCATGGTTATTGTGCCCCTGAATATGCCACAACTGGAAAGTTGACAGCAAAATCTGACATCTTCAGTTTTGGTGTAGTCTTGCTGGAGCTAATTACGGGACGTCCAGCAATGGATGATAGTCAGGGTCACGAAAGAATGCTTGTTGATTGG GTACGTCCCAGGATCAAAGACAGAAAGAATATTCCACAGTTCGCAGATCCACTGTTGAATGGTCAGTTCCCAGAGTCAATGTTTAGGAGGGCTTTAAATGTGTCGTGCATGTGCGTCCAGGAAAATCCTAGTGTCCGTCCTTCCATCAGTGATGTGGTTCTTGCTCTTGAATACTTGGTGGCTCATCCGTATGACCCAAATGAAGTTCATAAGGTTCATAAAAAAAGGACTGAGGGCCGTAGCTCTCCAAATGAAAAACTGAGGATATTAGACAAGGCTGTAGATAGGGAACGAGCTGTTGCAGAGGCCAAAATGTGGGGAGAAACTTTGAGGGATCAAAGGATGCAGAGTgaacagaaaaataatgataagcAAAAGACTGATAATGATGAGCAAAAGAC ATTGGAGTAG